From the genome of Salvelinus namaycush isolate Seneca chromosome 10, SaNama_1.0, whole genome shotgun sequence, one region includes:
- the senp5 gene encoding sentrin-specific protease 5 isoform X1 encodes MVHNVSVPQTPPPALVGTNGRSSGRKRTPKACDCCGPNSKHHNGKDPHGKTPGGKPRQRRAQPGKGRGQALGETPKRTGGHHSSEKTQMTEEQVTAIRQELEKDSVVEEVTNSLAPPVTNSVSQPVMNVVAPPVTNSVGQPQPLTDSMGQPLMNSMGQKLTYTVVKLVTKSVVQPVTNAMVQPVTNSVVQPIMKAVVEHVPDSEMEQENGCEGAVCEGEQAPGLEMEQENGCEGAVCEGEQAPGLEMEQENGCGLDKQPVTDSNTEVMKQPQAGDAAVSLSNGTSAVPNEEPTDCSAPMEVEPSATACVSPGIMLCSTLHPFALWDHRDYCEVGVWAPSPETEEDCVSDPAQQPNPEDNIQEVIIDLIHEFLAFFYVKYGSFIPLSETDVLEHLKNKCNTDLHDKKLNIHSEMMKYKAGLASTSMKCFKVDYNKHTLTLEDLSTLDDQNWVNDQVINMYGELIMEATQNKVHFFNSFFHRQLVAKGYEGVKRWTKKVDLFSKRLLLIPIHLEIHWSLITVDIANHHIHYYDSQGIVFKYTMENILSYILAEAEEKKQTGYQKGWKTTINKGIPQQKNDSDCGVFILEYCKCLALKEPLQFTQDDMPKVRKRIYKELCDCKLND; translated from the exons ATGGTTCATAACGTCTCAGTCCCCCAAACACCACCGCCGGCACTGGTGGGCACCAATGGCCGCTCCTCTGGGAGGAAGAGGACACCCAAGGCATGTGACTGCTGTGGGCCAAACTCTAAGCACCACAATGGAAAGGACCCACATGGGAAGACTCCAGGTGGCAAGCCCAGACAACGCAGGGCCCAGCCGGGGAAGGGCAGGGGCCAGGCACTGGGGGAGACCCCCAAGAGGACAGGTGGTCACCACTCTTCTGAGAAGACCCAGATGACAGAGGAGCAGGTAACAGCCATCCGACAGGAGCTGGAGAAAGACTCGGTTGTGGAGGAGGTAACCAACTCCTTGGCTCCACCTGTAACCAACTCTGTCAGTCAACCTGTAATGAATGTTGTGGCTCCACCTGTAACCAACTCTGTCGGTCAACCTCAACCTTTAACAGACTCTATGGGTCAACCCTTAATGAACTCTATGGGTCAGAAGTTAACGTACACTGTGGTTAAACTGGTGACCAAGTCTGTGGTTCAACCGGTAACAAATGCTATGGTTCAACCGGTAACAAACTCCGTGGTTCAACCTATAATGAAGGCTGTGGTTGAGCATGTTCCTGATTCAGAGATGGAGCAGGAGAATGGTTGTGAAGGGGCTGTGTGCGAGGGGGAGCAGGCCCCTGGTCTGGAGATGGAGCAGGAGAATGGTTGTGAAGGGGCTGTGTGCGAGGGGGAGCAGGCCCCTGGTCTGGAGATGGAGCAGGAGAATGGTTGTGGTTTAGACAAACAGCCGGTAACCGACTCTAACACGGAGGTCATGAAGCAGCCCCAGGCTGGTGACGCAGCTGTCTCCCTTTCCAACGGTACATCTGCTGTGCCCAACGAGGAACCAACAGACTGTAGCGCCCCTATGGAGGTGGAACCATCAGCCACAGCCTGTGTTTCCCCAGGCATTATGTTATGCAGCACCCTCCACCCCTTCGCTCTGTGGGACCACAGAGATTACTGTGAGGTGGGAGTGTGGGCTCCAAGCCCTGAGACAGAGGAGGACTGTGTCTCAGACCCAGCACAGCAACCCAACCCTGAAGACAACATCCAGGAAGTAATCATAGACCTTATACATG agtTCCTGGCGTTCTTCTATGTGAAGTACGGCAGCTTTATCCCCCTCAGTGAGACTGACGTCCTGGAGCATCTGAAGAACAAGTGTAACACTGACCTCCATGACAA GAAGCTAAACATCCACTCAGAAATGATGAAGTACAAAGCGGGTCTCGCCTCCACCTCTATGAAGTGCTTCAAGGTGGACTACAACAAGCACACTCTGACCCTGGAGGACCTGTCCACACTGGATGACCAAAACTGGGTCAACGACCAG gtgatAAACATGTATGGAGAATTGATCATGGAGGCTACACAGAACAAG GTTCATTTCTTCAACAGCTTTTTCCACAGGCAGCTGGTGGCCAAAGGCTACGAAGGGGTTAAGAGATGGACCAAAAAG gtggATCTGTTTTCTAAGAGGCTGTTGTTGATTCCTATCCACCTGGAGATTCACTGGTCCCTGATCACAGTGGATATAGCCAACCACCACATCCACTATTATGACTCCCAGGGCATCGTTTTCAAATACACCATGGAG AACATCCTGAGTTACATCCTGGCTGAGGCCGAGGAGAAGAAACAAACTGGATATCAGAAAGGCTGGAAGACGACTATAAACAAG GGTATTCCTCAACAGAAGAACGACAGTGATTGTGGAGTCTTCATCTTGGAG TACTGCAAGTGCCTGGCATTGAAAGAGCCGCTGCAGTTTACACAGGATGACATGCCCAAAGTCCGTAAGAGGATTTACAAAGAGCTCTGTGACTGTAAACTGAATGACTGA
- the senp5 gene encoding sentrin-specific protease 5 isoform X2: MVHNVSVPQTPPPALVGTNGRSSGRKRTPKACDCCGPNSKHHNGKDPHGKTPGGKPRQRRAQPGKGRGQALGETPKRTGGHHSSEKTQMTEEQVTAIRQELEKDSVVEEVTNSLAPPVTNSVSQPVMNVVAPPVTNSVGQPQPLTDSMGQPLMNSMGQKLTYTVVKLVTKSVVQPVTNAMVQPVTNSVVQPIMKAVVEHVPDSEMEQENGCEGAVCEGEQAPGLEMEQENGCGLDKQPVTDSNTEVMKQPQAGDAAVSLSNGTSAVPNEEPTDCSAPMEVEPSATACVSPGIMLCSTLHPFALWDHRDYCEVGVWAPSPETEEDCVSDPAQQPNPEDNIQEVIIDLIHEFLAFFYVKYGSFIPLSETDVLEHLKNKCNTDLHDKKLNIHSEMMKYKAGLASTSMKCFKVDYNKHTLTLEDLSTLDDQNWVNDQVINMYGELIMEATQNKVHFFNSFFHRQLVAKGYEGVKRWTKKVDLFSKRLLLIPIHLEIHWSLITVDIANHHIHYYDSQGIVFKYTMENILSYILAEAEEKKQTGYQKGWKTTINKGIPQQKNDSDCGVFILEYCKCLALKEPLQFTQDDMPKVRKRIYKELCDCKLND; this comes from the exons ATGGTTCATAACGTCTCAGTCCCCCAAACACCACCGCCGGCACTGGTGGGCACCAATGGCCGCTCCTCTGGGAGGAAGAGGACACCCAAGGCATGTGACTGCTGTGGGCCAAACTCTAAGCACCACAATGGAAAGGACCCACATGGGAAGACTCCAGGTGGCAAGCCCAGACAACGCAGGGCCCAGCCGGGGAAGGGCAGGGGCCAGGCACTGGGGGAGACCCCCAAGAGGACAGGTGGTCACCACTCTTCTGAGAAGACCCAGATGACAGAGGAGCAGGTAACAGCCATCCGACAGGAGCTGGAGAAAGACTCGGTTGTGGAGGAGGTAACCAACTCCTTGGCTCCACCTGTAACCAACTCTGTCAGTCAACCTGTAATGAATGTTGTGGCTCCACCTGTAACCAACTCTGTCGGTCAACCTCAACCTTTAACAGACTCTATGGGTCAACCCTTAATGAACTCTATGGGTCAGAAGTTAACGTACACTGTGGTTAAACTGGTGACCAAGTCTGTGGTTCAACCGGTAACAAATGCTATGGTTCAACCGGTAACAAACTCCGTGGTTCAACCTATAATGAAGGCTGTGGTTGAGCATGTTCCTGATTCAGAGATGGAGCAGGAGAATG GTTGTGAAGGGGCTGTGTGCGAGGGGGAGCAGGCCCCTGGTCTGGAGATGGAGCAGGAGAATGGTTGTGGTTTAGACAAACAGCCGGTAACCGACTCTAACACGGAGGTCATGAAGCAGCCCCAGGCTGGTGACGCAGCTGTCTCCCTTTCCAACGGTACATCTGCTGTGCCCAACGAGGAACCAACAGACTGTAGCGCCCCTATGGAGGTGGAACCATCAGCCACAGCCTGTGTTTCCCCAGGCATTATGTTATGCAGCACCCTCCACCCCTTCGCTCTGTGGGACCACAGAGATTACTGTGAGGTGGGAGTGTGGGCTCCAAGCCCTGAGACAGAGGAGGACTGTGTCTCAGACCCAGCACAGCAACCCAACCCTGAAGACAACATCCAGGAAGTAATCATAGACCTTATACATG agtTCCTGGCGTTCTTCTATGTGAAGTACGGCAGCTTTATCCCCCTCAGTGAGACTGACGTCCTGGAGCATCTGAAGAACAAGTGTAACACTGACCTCCATGACAA GAAGCTAAACATCCACTCAGAAATGATGAAGTACAAAGCGGGTCTCGCCTCCACCTCTATGAAGTGCTTCAAGGTGGACTACAACAAGCACACTCTGACCCTGGAGGACCTGTCCACACTGGATGACCAAAACTGGGTCAACGACCAG gtgatAAACATGTATGGAGAATTGATCATGGAGGCTACACAGAACAAG GTTCATTTCTTCAACAGCTTTTTCCACAGGCAGCTGGTGGCCAAAGGCTACGAAGGGGTTAAGAGATGGACCAAAAAG gtggATCTGTTTTCTAAGAGGCTGTTGTTGATTCCTATCCACCTGGAGATTCACTGGTCCCTGATCACAGTGGATATAGCCAACCACCACATCCACTATTATGACTCCCAGGGCATCGTTTTCAAATACACCATGGAG AACATCCTGAGTTACATCCTGGCTGAGGCCGAGGAGAAGAAACAAACTGGATATCAGAAAGGCTGGAAGACGACTATAAACAAG GGTATTCCTCAACAGAAGAACGACAGTGATTGTGGAGTCTTCATCTTGGAG TACTGCAAGTGCCTGGCATTGAAAGAGCCGCTGCAGTTTACACAGGATGACATGCCCAAAGTCCGTAAGAGGATTTACAAAGAGCTCTGTGACTGTAAACTGAATGACTGA